One genomic region from Nitrospira sp. CR1.1 encodes:
- a CDS encoding HlyD family efflux transporter periplasmic adaptor subunit, producing the protein MDGVNPAQQTERPLPPLRKNLQFLRGAPSPEGVPTWTIVDPVRNKYFQIEWQVYQLLERWSAGTIESLVKVVARDTTSRLRVEDVEDFVRFLYANNLTDQSASGQTKDYVAQQAARRQVWWQWLLHHYLFIKIPLFRPDAFLRMTLPLVAPLYTVAAAWVFGALTCAGLFLVSRQWDMFLSTFLHFFNWHGAVMYAAVLCAVKGVHELGHAYTATRFGCRVPTIGVAFMVMMPVLYSDVSDAYRLNDKRKRLAVAAAGVLAELGLAAVATFLWGFLPDGAVRSMAFVVATTSWIMSLSVNLNPLMRFDGYYLLADGLGVPNLQDRAFALGQWRLRELLFAPGAPPPEVVGASRRSRMVAYAWAVWCYRIVLFTGIAITVYHYFFKLLGIVLFLVEILFFVCFPIGRELAAWWGRRTLYASTRRFAVTMGILAAGLLLLFIPWGGRVSIPAVLQAASYATVYPPAPGRIVSVSAMAGQSVRQGETLLVMETPELDKASKVARIQLEGLNLRTQRQAGNTEDRAQALVIREALSVKQAELDGVAERQQNLRLHAPIAGVVADRAESLYPGRWINTDLPVAYVVDPHRTHLLALVSVEDVRFLAPGQDARFIPDDLTRATRHARLLEIRDLDEQDLSVPYFASIYGGEVPVRKDARGRLQAEQSVYRVEFDVLDDEEPLHQAVTGHAVLMGQNRSLAGRIWDRVAAVSIRESGF; encoded by the coding sequence ATGGATGGCGTCAATCCCGCCCAGCAGACGGAGCGCCCCCTTCCTCCACTCCGCAAGAATCTCCAGTTTCTTCGCGGGGCGCCGTCACCGGAGGGCGTGCCCACGTGGACGATTGTCGATCCGGTGCGCAATAAATACTTTCAGATCGAATGGCAGGTGTATCAACTGCTGGAGCGGTGGAGCGCCGGTACGATCGAGTCGTTGGTGAAGGTTGTCGCGCGCGACACCACCTCGCGTCTCCGCGTCGAGGATGTCGAGGACTTTGTCCGATTTCTCTATGCCAACAATCTCACCGATCAGTCAGCGAGCGGCCAGACGAAGGATTATGTCGCGCAGCAGGCCGCGCGCCGCCAGGTCTGGTGGCAGTGGTTGCTGCACCATTACCTCTTTATCAAGATTCCGCTCTTCCGCCCCGACGCGTTTCTTCGCATGACCCTTCCCCTTGTTGCGCCGTTGTATACCGTCGCTGCTGCCTGGGTCTTCGGAGCCTTGACCTGTGCCGGCCTGTTCCTCGTCAGTCGCCAGTGGGATATGTTCCTGTCGACCTTCTTGCACTTCTTCAATTGGCACGGCGCGGTTATGTATGCCGCCGTGCTGTGCGCGGTCAAAGGCGTTCATGAACTTGGCCATGCTTATACCGCGACGCGATTCGGGTGCCGGGTCCCGACGATCGGTGTGGCGTTCATGGTGATGATGCCCGTGCTGTACTCCGATGTGAGCGACGCGTACCGGTTGAACGACAAGCGCAAGCGGTTGGCCGTGGCGGCGGCCGGCGTGTTGGCGGAACTCGGCTTGGCCGCGGTGGCGACGTTTCTGTGGGGATTCCTGCCGGACGGCGCCGTCCGCAGCATGGCGTTCGTCGTGGCCACGACCAGCTGGATCATGAGTCTGTCGGTCAATCTCAATCCGCTGATGCGATTCGACGGCTATTACCTGCTGGCCGACGGACTCGGGGTGCCGAATCTTCAGGATCGCGCGTTTGCCCTCGGTCAGTGGCGATTGCGGGAATTGTTGTTTGCCCCGGGAGCCCCACCGCCGGAAGTGGTCGGCGCATCGAGGCGGAGCCGTATGGTGGCCTATGCCTGGGCCGTGTGGTGTTACCGGATTGTGCTCTTCACCGGCATCGCGATTACGGTGTATCACTACTTCTTCAAACTTCTCGGCATTGTGTTGTTTCTCGTTGAGATTCTGTTCTTCGTCTGTTTTCCGATCGGGCGCGAGTTGGCGGCCTGGTGGGGGCGTCGGACCCTCTATGCCTCGACCCGCCGGTTTGCGGTGACGATGGGCATCCTGGCGGCCGGCCTGCTGCTGCTGTTCATTCCCTGGGGCGGCCGCGTCTCGATTCCTGCGGTGCTGCAAGCGGCGTCCTATGCCACGGTTTATCCACCGGCTCCTGGCCGGATTGTCTCGGTGAGCGCCATGGCGGGGCAATCCGTCCGGCAGGGGGAAACGTTGCTGGTGATGGAAACCCCGGAATTGGACAAGGCGTCAAAGGTGGCGAGGATTCAGCTGGAGGGGTTGAATCTTCGCACGCAGCGCCAGGCCGGCAACACCGAGGATCGAGCGCAGGCGTTGGTGATCCGGGAGGCGTTGAGTGTGAAACAAGCGGAGCTGGATGGGGTGGCCGAGCGGCAACAGAACCTGCGGCTGCATGCGCCGATCGCGGGGGTTGTGGCGGATCGCGCGGAGTCGCTCTATCCCGGACGATGGATCAACACGGACCTGCCGGTTGCCTATGTCGTCGATCCCCATCGGACGCATCTTCTCGCCCTGGTATCCGTGGAGGATGTCCGGTTCCTGGCTCCCGGACAAGACGCGCGGTTCATTCCCGACGACCTGACACGAGCCACGAGACATGCACGGCTGCTCGAAATCAGGGATCTCGATGAACAAGATCTGTCGGTTCCCTATTTCGCCTCGATCTACGGAGGGGAGGTCCCGGTCAGGAAAGATGCGCGGGGGCGTCTTCAAGCCGAACAGTCCGTGTACCGGGTCGAGTTTGACGTGCTGGATGACGAGGAACCCCTGCATCAAGCCGTCACCGGGCACGCGGTGCTCATGGGGCAGAACCGCAGCCTCGCCGGCCGGATATGGGATCGGGTTGCGGCCGTCTCGATTCGAGAGAGTGGATTCTGA
- a CDS encoding HlyD family efflux transporter periplasmic adaptor subunit produces MSVQATTTQEPTSREISTLIHLATLTHLEGQVRAATTLQELQFVAVNETRRLVPYEQAVLLSATDFGGARYHATAASSVAVIDRDAPMMVWLEEVVQAVRHGQPSDLPIIVDQETIPESLRAGWQEFVHGYVLWCPLKHPDDTVLGGLWLERESPWQENDVIIVHRLSGSFAYAWKALSKRHIPWTAWLTRPSFVLIAVAAVGLLCLPVRMSTVAPVKVVAQDPVIVSAPMDGVIAEMVVAPNTMVQQDRLLLRYDDTNIRNQFRVTEQQLAVARAEHAQAIQSGFGDPQRKAEVPLKAAEVSLKETELEYAQEMLGQIEVRAPQAGLVLYTDKSDWIGKPVSVGERIMEIADPGHIELRIDLPVSDALLLHEGGEVIAFFDALPLESFPGAVSRTSYHAEVLPGDVLAYRVMADLPAVDPRIRIGWQGSAKVYGEQGPLAFLLFRRPFTALRQLLGL; encoded by the coding sequence ATGAGCGTGCAGGCGACCACCACTCAGGAACCAACGTCCCGAGAAATTTCGACCCTGATTCATCTGGCGACGTTGACGCACTTGGAAGGCCAGGTGCGGGCGGCGACGACGTTGCAGGAACTGCAGTTTGTCGCCGTCAATGAAACCCGCAGGCTGGTTCCCTATGAACAGGCGGTGCTGCTGAGCGCCACTGATTTTGGCGGGGCCCGCTATCACGCCACGGCGGCGTCGAGTGTGGCGGTCATCGATCGGGATGCCCCGATGATGGTCTGGTTGGAAGAGGTCGTACAGGCCGTGCGCCATGGGCAGCCGAGTGACCTGCCCATCATCGTCGATCAGGAAACCATACCGGAATCCTTGCGTGCCGGCTGGCAGGAATTCGTACACGGTTACGTGCTCTGGTGTCCATTGAAGCACCCGGATGACACGGTGTTGGGCGGGTTGTGGCTTGAGCGGGAGAGTCCCTGGCAGGAGAACGATGTCATAATTGTACACCGCCTGTCAGGAAGTTTCGCCTATGCGTGGAAGGCGCTGTCGAAAAGACACATTCCGTGGACCGCGTGGCTCACCCGACCGTCCTTCGTGTTGATAGCGGTTGCCGCAGTCGGCCTGCTCTGTCTTCCGGTCCGCATGTCGACGGTGGCCCCGGTCAAAGTGGTGGCGCAGGATCCGGTCATCGTGAGCGCGCCCATGGACGGGGTGATCGCCGAGATGGTGGTCGCGCCGAATACGATGGTGCAGCAGGATCGCCTGCTGCTCCGGTACGACGATACCAATATCCGCAATCAATTCCGGGTTACGGAACAACAACTGGCGGTGGCGAGGGCTGAGCATGCCCAGGCCATCCAGTCGGGGTTCGGCGATCCCCAGCGCAAGGCGGAGGTGCCGTTGAAGGCGGCGGAGGTGTCGCTCAAGGAGACCGAACTCGAGTATGCGCAGGAGATGTTGGGGCAGATCGAGGTGCGGGCGCCTCAAGCGGGATTGGTCCTGTACACGGACAAATCTGACTGGATCGGGAAACCGGTGTCGGTCGGGGAGCGCATCATGGAAATCGCCGACCCCGGCCATATCGAGCTGCGCATCGATCTCCCCGTGAGTGACGCGCTGTTGCTGCATGAAGGCGGGGAGGTGATCGCATTCTTCGATGCGCTGCCGCTGGAATCGTTTCCGGGCGCGGTGAGTCGCACCAGTTATCACGCCGAAGTCTTGCCGGGGGATGTCCTGGCCTATCGGGTCATGGCGGATCTTCCCGCCGTTGACCCCCGAATCCGTATCGGTTGGCAGGGATCGGCGAAAGTGTACGGTGAGCAAGGGCCGCTGGCGTTCCTGTTGTTCCGCCGTCCGTTTACCGCGCTCCGCCAATTGCTGGGACTGTAA
- a CDS encoding efflux RND transporter periplasmic adaptor subunit gives MIWCCCVKRSIRFSRKSGWTWRKRESRRHMPPFGPPSGKRRCHRPVRSRRCPVWRTHCGSSGSRCQPVFQKRPGKGKTMRPPWFLSGMALLALGWGGGSALASEAKGERPLQVVRVDKGAIRGIVKAAAQAVLYAQVQGRISQVPFKEGQRFEKGKVLVQLDCEKYKAELAAVKAEYEAKEKTAQNNRSLMTLNAVSTLDLEVSEAEERKAAAAIKVAEVNVKGCHITAPFSGRVVGVMINEYENVFPNDKLVSVLDDTSLEIELVVPSSALAWLRRKAPFTFVVDETQHGYPAMVKEIGANVDPASQTIKIVGVFNRLPADILAGMSGSAQFAAGQP, from the coding sequence ATGATTTGGTGTTGTTGCGTGAAAAGGTCAATCAGATTCTCGCGGAAGTCAGGCTGGACGTGGCGCAAGCGGGAGTCGAGACGGCATATGCCACCCTTCGGTCCGCCGTCGGGGAAGAGGCGGTGCCACCGTCCGGTCCGGAGCAGACGCTGTCCGGTTTGGCGGACTCATTGCGGCAGCTCTGGGAGCCGATGCCAGCCGGTTTTCCAGAAGCGTCCCGGGAAAGGCAAAACGATGCGACCACCGTGGTTCCTTAGCGGCATGGCTCTGCTCGCGTTGGGATGGGGGGGCGGTTCGGCCCTCGCGAGTGAGGCAAAAGGCGAGCGCCCGTTGCAGGTCGTGAGGGTAGACAAAGGGGCGATTCGCGGGATTGTGAAGGCGGCGGCCCAGGCGGTGTTGTACGCGCAGGTCCAGGGCCGCATCAGCCAGGTGCCCTTTAAGGAAGGTCAGCGTTTTGAAAAGGGAAAGGTTCTTGTCCAGCTTGACTGCGAGAAATACAAGGCCGAACTCGCGGCGGTGAAGGCGGAGTACGAAGCCAAGGAAAAAACCGCACAGAACAATCGTTCTCTCATGACGCTCAATGCCGTCAGCACGCTGGACCTTGAGGTGTCTGAGGCGGAAGAGCGAAAGGCGGCGGCGGCCATCAAGGTGGCTGAAGTGAACGTGAAGGGGTGCCATATTACCGCCCCCTTTTCCGGACGTGTCGTCGGGGTGATGATCAATGAATACGAAAATGTGTTTCCGAACGACAAGCTAGTGAGCGTGTTGGATGATACGAGTTTGGAAATCGAGCTTGTGGTGCCCTCGTCCGCGTTGGCATGGCTGCGACGAAAGGCTCCGTTCACGTTTGTGGTCGACGAAACCCAGCATGGTTACCCGGCGATGGTCAAAGAGATCGGCGCCAATGTCGATCCGGCCAGTCAGACCATCAAAATCGTCGGAGTATTCAATCGATTGCCGGCTGACATTCTTGCCGGGATGAGCGGGTCCGCGCAGTTTGCCGCAGGGCAGCCCTAG
- a CDS encoding TolC family protein: MVQHVGMGRQPEAQAWSVSDLLGSSGMMVYQVGCVVAALLVTGCMVTPSPVTKEEIQGRVSQDLRAILQEQEPIEKPIDFYEATARALRYNLDAKVKAMQAALAHQQLNVAHYQLLPQVAVNAGFDGRNNFAGGGAQSLLDGRPILEPFTSMDKNVFSGNLSLSWDVLDFGLSYIRAKQAGDNMLIAEEERRRIAVRLLQDVRNAFWRAVSAERLLPQVRQLDSMVEKALSQSQAIVDRKLQAPLTPLNYRRDMLNIQREVQKLIRELSTAKIQLASLMGLPPGVQFEVRQPSRHASPLLDNLDAESLEQQALTFRPELRAIDYQKRINAKEAKATLLELFPSMKLQFGGYYNSNSFFLYQNWLNYAAQVSWNLMGVFRVPAKYKAIEAQRAVLDAQSLALTMTVLTEVHVGAAQFILAKDELGNARTYQETQRAIVEHTHSLWITNSTNDLVLLREKVNQILAEVRLDVAQAGVETAYATLRSAVGEEAVPPSGPEQTLSGLADSLRQLWEPMPAGFPEASRERQNDATTVVP, from the coding sequence ATGGTACAGCATGTAGGAATGGGCCGTCAGCCGGAGGCCCAGGCGTGGAGTGTGTCCGATCTTCTGGGAAGCAGCGGGATGATGGTGTATCAAGTTGGGTGCGTTGTGGCGGCCTTGCTGGTGACCGGTTGCATGGTCACGCCAAGCCCTGTGACGAAGGAAGAAATTCAAGGGCGCGTCAGCCAGGATCTCCGCGCGATCCTGCAGGAGCAAGAGCCGATCGAGAAGCCGATCGATTTCTATGAGGCGACGGCCAGGGCCCTTCGCTACAACCTCGACGCCAAGGTCAAAGCCATGCAGGCTGCGTTGGCGCACCAGCAACTTAATGTTGCGCATTACCAGCTGCTGCCGCAGGTGGCGGTCAATGCGGGCTTTGACGGTCGGAATAACTTTGCCGGCGGAGGCGCGCAATCGTTGCTGGACGGCCGGCCGATCCTCGAACCCTTTACCTCGATGGACAAGAACGTGTTTAGCGGAAATCTGTCTCTCAGTTGGGATGTGCTGGATTTCGGACTGTCCTACATCCGCGCCAAACAGGCCGGCGACAATATGCTGATCGCGGAGGAGGAACGGCGCCGGATTGCCGTTCGGCTGTTGCAGGATGTGCGGAATGCGTTCTGGCGGGCCGTCAGCGCCGAGCGGCTGTTGCCGCAGGTCCGGCAGCTCGACAGCATGGTCGAGAAGGCGTTGAGCCAAAGCCAAGCCATTGTGGATCGTAAACTTCAGGCGCCCCTCACTCCGTTGAACTACCGGAGGGACATGCTGAATATTCAGCGGGAGGTGCAAAAACTCATCCGCGAACTCAGCACGGCCAAGATCCAGCTCGCGTCGTTGATGGGGCTTCCTCCGGGGGTCCAATTCGAGGTCCGGCAGCCATCCCGTCATGCCAGCCCGCTGCTCGACAACCTGGATGCAGAGAGCCTGGAGCAACAAGCGCTGACGTTCCGACCGGAGCTGCGGGCGATTGATTATCAAAAACGGATCAACGCCAAAGAAGCCAAGGCCACGTTGCTGGAGTTGTTCCCCAGCATGAAATTGCAGTTCGGCGGGTACTATAACTCGAATTCATTTTTCCTCTATCAAAACTGGTTGAATTATGCCGCCCAGGTCAGTTGGAACCTCATGGGAGTCTTTCGCGTGCCGGCGAAGTACAAGGCGATCGAGGCGCAGCGGGCGGTGCTTGACGCCCAGAGCCTGGCGCTGACGATGACCGTTTTGACCGAAGTGCATGTGGGGGCTGCTCAATTCATATTGGCGAAAGACGAATTGGGGAATGCTCGAACCTATCAGGAAACACAGCGGGCCATCGTCGAGCACACCCATAGTTTGTGGATCACGAACAGCACGAATGATTTGGTGTTGTTGCGTGAAAAGGTCAATCAGATTCTCGCGGAAGTCAGGCTGGACGTGGCGCAAGCGGGAGTCGAGACGGCATATGCCACCCTTCGGTCCGCCGTCGGGGAAGAGGCGGTGCCACCGTCCGGTCCGGAGCAGACGCTGTCCGGTTTGGCGGACTCATTGCGGCAGCTCTGGGAGCCGATGCCAGCCGGTTTTCCAGAAGCGTCCCGGGAAAGGCAAAACGATGCGACCACCGTGGTTCCTTAG
- a CDS encoding tetratricopeptide repeat protein, whose product MAENDKHRARIFLHRGDLVQARAAWEAAVKDDRLAGTPRELSNSLGNLGNTLALAGAFEEADRCYKEVLAIQRNERDPHAIAHTLVNLGNLHIGADKPQKARPYYLEALDLLKPLNDHRALGILYHNLALEEARQQQWDESVRLFTQALDSHRVVGNEEGLAGTYSQMGKMFLESGRSVEAERCFNNATEHFIKLGNPSGEAAVLRELADLYEGRQDTIAAIRCVERLHHLALGTGRAPSAADRDRLARLRAAHS is encoded by the coding sequence ATGGCTGAAAACGATAAACATCGCGCACGCATCTTTCTTCATCGAGGCGATCTTGTCCAGGCGCGGGCCGCCTGGGAAGCCGCGGTCAAGGATGACCGCCTTGCGGGAACGCCACGTGAACTCTCGAACAGTCTCGGCAATCTGGGCAACACCCTGGCCCTGGCCGGCGCCTTCGAGGAAGCCGACCGGTGCTACAAGGAAGTGCTCGCCATCCAACGCAACGAGCGCGACCCGCATGCCATTGCCCATACACTCGTGAATCTAGGCAATTTGCACATCGGGGCCGACAAGCCGCAGAAAGCCCGTCCCTACTACCTCGAAGCGCTGGATCTCCTGAAACCGCTCAATGACCATCGCGCGCTGGGCATTCTCTACCACAACCTTGCGTTGGAAGAAGCCCGGCAGCAACAGTGGGATGAATCGGTGCGGCTGTTCACCCAGGCACTGGACTCCCATCGCGTGGTGGGCAATGAAGAGGGTCTGGCCGGAACCTATAGCCAGATGGGAAAAATGTTTCTGGAGAGCGGGCGGTCTGTTGAGGCGGAACGGTGTTTCAACAATGCCACCGAACACTTTATCAAGCTCGGTAATCCGTCCGGAGAGGCTGCGGTGCTCCGGGAACTCGCCGACCTGTATGAAGGCCGGCAGGACACCATTGCCGCGATCCGTTGCGTGGAACGGCTCCATCACCTGGCGCTCGGTACCGGGCGTGCTCCCTCGGCTGCAGACCGGGATCGCCTCGCACGGCTTCGCGCCGCCCATAGCTGA
- a CDS encoding tetratricopeptide repeat protein, giving the protein MDISAFRQMVEKNPKGFLGRYGLGNKILQEGGSIEEAAEHLTVATQLDPTHVASHLALGRALVSLGKKDEAKPVLKAGIDAAVSGRSNGGVDLVPELQQLLRTLG; this is encoded by the coding sequence ATGGATATCAGCGCATTTCGTCAGATGGTGGAGAAAAACCCCAAAGGATTTCTGGGCCGATACGGGCTGGGCAATAAGATCCTGCAGGAAGGCGGCAGCATCGAGGAGGCGGCCGAGCACCTCACCGTCGCGACGCAGTTGGATCCCACCCATGTCGCGTCTCACCTTGCCCTTGGACGTGCCCTCGTATCACTGGGAAAGAAGGACGAAGCCAAGCCGGTCTTGAAAGCCGGTATCGACGCGGCGGTTTCTGGCCGATCCAACGGCGGAGTGGACTTAGTGCCGGAACTCCAACAATTGCTACGAACGCTCGGCTGA
- a CDS encoding sigma-70 family RNA polymerase sigma factor produces the protein MESASRQAASAIDPKLLARVAKGDQQAFGQLYDQSSTLLFTLAYRILTDRDEAAELLQDVYLEVWRKIAKYDVGRGSPIAWLVTLTRSRAIDRLRSRTSRGQHIVADSFEHPLVSVTPDVSPNPYEAREDTEMRQLMAKAILDLPLPQQQAIEMAFYQGLTHTEIAAKLNQPLGTVKTRIKLAMSKLRASLHETLPQGHQL, from the coding sequence ATGGAATCCGCCTCCCGACAAGCCGCATCCGCAATCGACCCCAAACTGCTGGCCCGCGTGGCGAAGGGTGACCAGCAGGCATTCGGCCAGCTCTACGATCAATCTTCCACCCTGCTGTTCACCCTGGCCTATCGTATCCTCACCGATCGCGATGAGGCGGCGGAACTGCTCCAGGATGTCTATCTTGAAGTCTGGCGGAAAATCGCCAAATACGATGTGGGACGAGGGAGCCCCATCGCCTGGCTGGTGACATTGACCCGCAGCCGCGCGATCGACCGGTTACGCTCACGCACCTCGCGAGGTCAACACATCGTCGCCGACTCGTTCGAGCACCCGCTGGTCTCGGTCACGCCCGACGTCAGTCCAAATCCGTATGAAGCCAGGGAAGATACTGAAATGCGGCAATTGATGGCGAAAGCTATCCTTGATCTGCCGCTCCCACAACAACAGGCGATCGAAATGGCTTTTTACCAGGGACTGACCCATACGGAGATCGCCGCGAAATTGAATCAACCGTTGGGAACCGTGAAGACCAGAATCAAACTGGCCATGTCGAAACTCCGCGCCTCGTTGCACGAGACGCTCCCGCAAGGTCACCAGCTATGA
- a CDS encoding tRNA-specific adenosine deaminase: MHHDLDRQFMQQALTLAREAPLIGEVPIAALLVRDGMVIARAHNLRETDQDPTAHAELLAIREAAKQMNSWRLTESTLYVTLEPCTMCIGAIILARIPRLVFGALDPKAGACGSIMDIPPEPGLNHRVDVVGGVCAEESQALLQDFFRELRKGAAQRKSS, from the coding sequence ATGCACCACGACCTCGATAGACAGTTCATGCAGCAGGCCCTGACCCTCGCCCGAGAGGCGCCGCTGATCGGCGAAGTACCGATCGCTGCCCTGCTCGTCCGTGACGGCATGGTCATCGCCAGAGCCCACAATCTGCGGGAAACCGATCAGGACCCCACCGCGCATGCGGAACTGCTTGCGATCCGGGAAGCAGCCAAACAGATGAACAGCTGGCGCCTCACCGAGAGTACGCTCTACGTCACTCTGGAACCCTGCACGATGTGCATCGGCGCCATTATCCTGGCCCGTATCCCGCGCCTCGTCTTTGGAGCGCTCGATCCGAAAGCCGGCGCCTGTGGTTCCATCATGGATATTCCGCCGGAGCCAGGACTGAACCATCGCGTAGACGTCGTCGGAGGTGTGTGCGCGGAAGAGAGCCAGGCCCTGCTGCAGGATTTCTTTCGAGAGTTGAGAAAGGGAGCGGCCCAGAGGAAGTCGAGTTAG
- a CDS encoding 4'-phosphopantetheinyl transferase superfamily protein, with protein sequence MSRVPDPSFASPSFPLLDPRAVHVWFCELSRYADCQVSFAAQLSDDERTRAARFAFERDRQRFILSHGLLRLLLSRYTHMEAGQIQFATGPHGKPAVTGPSVASGGIRFSLSHSGEYALVAVARGREVGVDVEVRKAERECLKLAARFFAPAESQTIASLHGDAQQRLFYRFWTAKEAYLKGRGVGLSLGLDRFEIVFDAQAPDARVRLTDSGTFDRTWQIQLLSLPNHLAGAVAVEGSDWKLQCHESAAYALD encoded by the coding sequence ATGTCGCGTGTGCCCGATCCCTCGTTCGCATCTCCTTCGTTTCCCCTTCTTGATCCGCGGGCTGTGCATGTCTGGTTCTGCGAACTCTCTCGCTATGCCGATTGTCAGGTGTCCTTTGCCGCACAGCTCTCTGATGACGAGCGGACCCGGGCGGCACGATTTGCCTTTGAGCGGGATCGTCAACGGTTCATTCTCTCGCACGGATTGCTGCGCCTGTTGCTCTCCCGTTATACGCATATGGAAGCCGGCCAGATTCAATTCGCCACGGGCCCGCATGGGAAACCAGCCGTCACCGGGCCCTCAGTCGCTTCCGGCGGTATCCGGTTCAGCCTCTCTCATTCCGGAGAGTATGCGCTGGTGGCGGTGGCCCGAGGCCGGGAAGTCGGCGTTGATGTGGAGGTGCGCAAGGCGGAGCGTGAGTGTCTCAAACTGGCAGCGCGGTTCTTCGCTCCGGCGGAATCGCAGACGATAGCGAGCCTTCACGGGGACGCGCAGCAACGCCTGTTTTATCGCTTTTGGACGGCCAAGGAGGCCTATCTCAAAGGGCGCGGTGTCGGGCTGTCACTCGGCCTGGACCGATTCGAGATCGTGTTCGATGCGCAGGCGCCGGATGCCCGGGTGCGGCTGACAGATTCGGGAACCTTTGACCGGACCTGGCAGATTCAGTTGCTGTCGCTGCCAAATCACCTGGCTGGAGCGGTTGCCGTTGAAGGCAGTGACTGGAAACTGCAGTGCCACGAGTCGGCGGCCTATGCTCTCGACTAA